A region from the Rosa rugosa chromosome 6, drRosRugo1.1, whole genome shotgun sequence genome encodes:
- the LOC133717909 gene encoding (-)-germacrene D synthase-like isoform X1, with the protein MSVPDLASDLVQTPNITATPDVTRCSANFSPGIWGDHFLSYASTEAADSKSMNHVKDLKEELKRMIMAPAKRPSQKLHFINHIQRLGVSYHFEDEIDQILQQVHREEEYDDLCTTALSFRLLRQHGYNASCNMFNKFKDGDGKFKESLVNDVVGLLSLYEASHLQMPGEDLLNEALTFSTAHLMSAAHRLSSSSQLSKQVTHALYQPLWKGMPRIEARHHLSLYQEDDAHNETLLNFAKFDFNTVQKVHQKELSEITRWWKDFDFANKLPFARDRVVEAYFWALAVYFEPEYFFARMVSAKATAIITVIDDIYDVHGTYEELENFTEAIERWDISAVDQLPDYMKVCYEVLLNFFTELEGSLTNKGILYRLHYAREGFKVQVRAYFQEAKWFKQKYTPTMEEYMSVERYTSFFMVAVVSFVGMGVIVTKDSMDWVFSEPKILKATSIIGRLMNDLVGHKFEQKREHIASAVECYMKQYGVTEEEAEVELTKQVNDAWKDINEVWLDATSIPRPLLLRILNFARSSEVLYKGEDVYTHSENVLKGYVVSLFIEPVPI; encoded by the exons ATGTCTGTCCCTGATTTAGCGTCTGACCTAGTTCAAACCCCGAATATTACTGCCACTCCTGATGTTACTCGATGTTCAGCTAATTTTTCCCCGGGCATTTGGGGTGATCATTTTCTGTCATATGCTTCCACG GAAGCGGCAGACAGTAAAAGTATGAACCATGTCAAAGACTTGAAGGAAGAACTGAAGAGGATGATAATGGCTCCAGCGAAAAGGCCTTCACAAAAGTTGCACTTCATCAACCACATTCAGCGCTTAGGTGTCTCATACCATTTCGAAGATGAGATTGACCAAATTTTGCAGCAAGTTCACCGAGAAGAAGAATATGATGATCTTTGCACCACTGCTCTAAGCTTTCGATTGCTTAGACAACATGGTTATAACGCTTCATGCA ATATGTTTAACAagttcaaggatggtgatgggaAATTTAAAGAATCGCTTGTTAATGATGTAGTCGGCCTGTTAAGCTTGTATGAAGCCTCGCATCTTCAGATGCCTGGGGAGGATTTACTAAACGAGGCACTAACCTTCTCCACCGCTCATCTCATGTCTGCAGCACACCGTTTAAGCTCATCATCTCAGCTTTCAAAACAAGTAACTCATGCCTTGTATCAGCCCCTTTGGAAGGGCATGCCAAGGATTGAAGCGAGGCATCACTTGTCTCTTTACCAAGAAGATGATGCACATAACGAAACTCTTCTGAATTTTGCAAAGTTCGATTTTAACACTGTGCAGAAAGTCCATCAGAAAGAACTGAGCGAAATTACGAG GTGGTGGAAGGATTTCGACTTTGCAAACAAGCTACCTTTTGCAAGAGACAGGGTAGTTGAGGCCTATTTTTGGGCTTTGGCAGTCTACTTTGAGCCGGAATATTTCTTTGCCCGGATGGTGTCAGCCAAAGCTACTGCTATAATTACAGTCATTGACGACATATACGATGTGCATGGCACGTATGAAGAATTAGAGAACTTTACTGAAGCTATTGAGAG GTGGGACATTTCTGCTGTTGATCAACTGCCAGATTATATGAAAGTGTGTTATGAAGTGCTGTTGAATTTCTTCACCGAGCTTGAAGGAAGTCTAACGAATAAGGGAATCTTATACCGCCTCCACTATGCGAGAGAAGGA TTTAAAGTTCAAGTCAGAGCTTACTTCCAGGAAGCAAAATGGTTCAAACAAAAGTACACACCAACAATGGAAGAGTATATGTCTGTCGAACGCTATACATCCTTTTTCATGGTAGCAGTAGTGTCATTTGTTGGAATGGGAGTTATTGTTACAAAAGACTCCATGGATTGGGTTTTCAGTGAACCTAAGATTTTAAAGGCCACATCTATAATTGGCAGACTCATGAATGATCTTGTAGGCCATAAG TTTGAGCAAAAGAGAGAACACATTGCATCAGCCGTGGAATGCTACATGAAGCAATATGGCGtcacagaagaagaagcagaagtcGAGCTAACTAAACAAGTGAATGACGCATGGAAAGACATAAACGAAGTGTGGCTCGATGCCACCTCTATCCCTAGGCCCCTACTCTTGCGGATTTTGAACTTTGCACGTTCTAGTGAAGTTCTATACAAGGGTGAAGATGTGTACACACATTCTGAAAATGTGCTCAAGGGTTATGTAGTTTCACTCTTTATCGAACCCGTGCCCATATAA
- the LOC133717909 gene encoding (-)-germacrene D synthase-like isoform X2, with amino-acid sequence MSVPDLASDLVQTPNITATPDVTRCSANFSPGIWGDHFLSYASTEAADSKSMNHVKDLKEELKRMIMAPAKRPSQKLHFINHIQRLGVSYHFEDEIDQILQQVHREEEYDDLCTTALSFRLLRQHGYNASCNMFNKFKDGDGKFKESLVNDVVGLLSLYEASHLQMPGEDLLNEALTFSTAHLMSAAHRLSSSSQLSKQVTHALYQPLWKGMPRIEARHHLSLYQEDDAHNETLLNFAKFDFNTVQKVHQKELSEITRWWKDFDFANKLPFARDRVVEAYFWALAVYFEPEYFFARMVSAKATAIITVIDDIYDVHGTWDISAVDQLPDYMKVCYEVLLNFFTELEGSLTNKGILYRLHYAREGFKVQVRAYFQEAKWFKQKYTPTMEEYMSVERYTSFFMVAVVSFVGMGVIVTKDSMDWVFSEPKILKATSIIGRLMNDLVGHKFEQKREHIASAVECYMKQYGVTEEEAEVELTKQVNDAWKDINEVWLDATSIPRPLLLRILNFARSSEVLYKGEDVYTHSENVLKGYVVSLFIEPVPI; translated from the exons ATGTCTGTCCCTGATTTAGCGTCTGACCTAGTTCAAACCCCGAATATTACTGCCACTCCTGATGTTACTCGATGTTCAGCTAATTTTTCCCCGGGCATTTGGGGTGATCATTTTCTGTCATATGCTTCCACG GAAGCGGCAGACAGTAAAAGTATGAACCATGTCAAAGACTTGAAGGAAGAACTGAAGAGGATGATAATGGCTCCAGCGAAAAGGCCTTCACAAAAGTTGCACTTCATCAACCACATTCAGCGCTTAGGTGTCTCATACCATTTCGAAGATGAGATTGACCAAATTTTGCAGCAAGTTCACCGAGAAGAAGAATATGATGATCTTTGCACCACTGCTCTAAGCTTTCGATTGCTTAGACAACATGGTTATAACGCTTCATGCA ATATGTTTAACAagttcaaggatggtgatgggaAATTTAAAGAATCGCTTGTTAATGATGTAGTCGGCCTGTTAAGCTTGTATGAAGCCTCGCATCTTCAGATGCCTGGGGAGGATTTACTAAACGAGGCACTAACCTTCTCCACCGCTCATCTCATGTCTGCAGCACACCGTTTAAGCTCATCATCTCAGCTTTCAAAACAAGTAACTCATGCCTTGTATCAGCCCCTTTGGAAGGGCATGCCAAGGATTGAAGCGAGGCATCACTTGTCTCTTTACCAAGAAGATGATGCACATAACGAAACTCTTCTGAATTTTGCAAAGTTCGATTTTAACACTGTGCAGAAAGTCCATCAGAAAGAACTGAGCGAAATTACGAG GTGGTGGAAGGATTTCGACTTTGCAAACAAGCTACCTTTTGCAAGAGACAGGGTAGTTGAGGCCTATTTTTGGGCTTTGGCAGTCTACTTTGAGCCGGAATATTTCTTTGCCCGGATGGTGTCAGCCAAAGCTACTGCTATAATTACAGTCATTGACGACATATACGATGTGCATGGCAC GTGGGACATTTCTGCTGTTGATCAACTGCCAGATTATATGAAAGTGTGTTATGAAGTGCTGTTGAATTTCTTCACCGAGCTTGAAGGAAGTCTAACGAATAAGGGAATCTTATACCGCCTCCACTATGCGAGAGAAGGA TTTAAAGTTCAAGTCAGAGCTTACTTCCAGGAAGCAAAATGGTTCAAACAAAAGTACACACCAACAATGGAAGAGTATATGTCTGTCGAACGCTATACATCCTTTTTCATGGTAGCAGTAGTGTCATTTGTTGGAATGGGAGTTATTGTTACAAAAGACTCCATGGATTGGGTTTTCAGTGAACCTAAGATTTTAAAGGCCACATCTATAATTGGCAGACTCATGAATGATCTTGTAGGCCATAAG TTTGAGCAAAAGAGAGAACACATTGCATCAGCCGTGGAATGCTACATGAAGCAATATGGCGtcacagaagaagaagcagaagtcGAGCTAACTAAACAAGTGAATGACGCATGGAAAGACATAAACGAAGTGTGGCTCGATGCCACCTCTATCCCTAGGCCCCTACTCTTGCGGATTTTGAACTTTGCACGTTCTAGTGAAGTTCTATACAAGGGTGAAGATGTGTACACACATTCTGAAAATGTGCTCAAGGGTTATGTAGTTTCACTCTTTATCGAACCCGTGCCCATATAA